In Arcanobacterium wilhelmae, the following are encoded in one genomic region:
- a CDS encoding MFS transporter, whose product MASKNTSQPTSGTTYQGTERLLWGIVLAVLTYWLFAGALGNLVSVVVQSIGTAHISEAIVSLAAPLAGLFSGLFIVLAGGLADRIGRVKVTLWGIAIGALGSLLVAFSAGAVAIPFMLIGRALQGISTACIMPATMALLKTYWDGAGRQRAVSMWSIGSWGGSGLSAIFGGFVSQRLDWSWIYIISAIVSVISFAMIWGTPESQADRVERKAFDGVGMGIFMVGLLGLMVALIFGAKMPGGGWASPATVALFSLAVVSTGIFVWWENKVSNPFIDFSLFENKTFTGATISNFMINATIGILNVSQLVLLGARARTLEDCASQLCRTNFVDANGDGINDQWLSTWDAGLLTLGYAIMIIGFIRVGEKLLQRYGARKPMIWGSLIVILSGLFLTPTFVGLGTYQVLAVIGYALFGLGLAFYATPSTDAALSNLPPEKAGAGSGIYKMASSLGGAIGLAISLTIFNALKGGENGVTYALTMTGVQDNTSLRFAGMVVMLVNICLTLIAIVSIVATVPKEEKSKS is encoded by the coding sequence ATGGCATCAAAGAACACTTCGCAGCCGACGTCGGGCACCACGTACCAGGGAACAGAGCGGCTTTTGTGGGGCATCGTCCTGGCTGTTCTCACCTACTGGCTCTTTGCAGGTGCATTGGGCAACCTTGTGAGCGTGGTTGTCCAATCTATTGGAACTGCCCACATCTCCGAAGCAATCGTTTCACTCGCTGCTCCACTGGCAGGTTTGTTCTCTGGACTTTTCATCGTGCTTGCGGGAGGGCTGGCTGATCGGATCGGCCGCGTGAAAGTGACGTTGTGGGGTATTGCGATCGGCGCTCTCGGTTCGCTACTTGTCGCATTCTCTGCTGGAGCGGTGGCAATCCCCTTCATGCTGATTGGGCGCGCTCTGCAAGGTATTTCCACCGCCTGTATTATGCCCGCGACGATGGCGTTACTGAAGACGTATTGGGATGGGGCAGGACGCCAACGAGCGGTGTCAATGTGGTCCATCGGATCGTGGGGTGGCTCCGGGCTCTCAGCGATTTTCGGTGGTTTTGTTTCTCAGCGGCTCGACTGGTCCTGGATCTACATCATCTCTGCGATTGTCAGCGTGATTTCTTTCGCCATGATCTGGGGGACCCCGGAATCTCAAGCAGATCGCGTGGAGCGTAAAGCTTTCGATGGTGTGGGAATGGGTATCTTCATGGTTGGGCTCCTTGGACTCATGGTTGCGCTCATTTTTGGTGCCAAGATGCCCGGAGGTGGCTGGGCAAGTCCGGCCACGGTGGCGCTTTTCTCCCTCGCAGTGGTCAGCACTGGGATTTTCGTGTGGTGGGAAAATAAGGTTTCCAACCCTTTTATTGATTTCTCACTCTTTGAGAACAAAACATTCACGGGTGCCACGATTTCAAACTTCATGATCAATGCGACGATCGGTATCCTCAACGTCTCACAGCTTGTGCTCCTCGGTGCACGTGCACGCACCCTTGAGGACTGTGCCTCGCAACTGTGCCGAACCAATTTTGTGGATGCAAATGGTGACGGAATCAATGATCAGTGGCTGTCAACGTGGGACGCGGGCTTGCTGACACTGGGATATGCGATCATGATTATCGGCTTTATTCGCGTGGGGGAGAAACTGCTCCAGCGATACGGAGCGCGCAAGCCGATGATCTGGGGATCCCTCATTGTCATTTTGTCTGGTCTGTTCCTGACGCCCACTTTTGTTGGGCTCGGAACATACCAAGTGCTCGCAGTTATTGGTTACGCGCTTTTCGGTTTGGGCTTGGCATTCTATGCAACGCCTTCGACCGACGCGGCGCTCTCTAATCTGCCTCCGGAAAAAGCGGGAGCCGGCTCGGGAATTTACAAGATGGCATCGTCCCTTGGCGGGGCAATCGGCTTGGCGATCTCGCTGACGATCTTCAACGCGTTGAAGGGAGGAGAGAACGGAGTGACGTACGCCTTGACGATGACTGGTGTACAGGACAATACCTCATTGCGTTTCGCAGGAATGGTTGTGATGCTCGTGAATATCTGTCTCACACTCATTGCAATCGTGTCGATTGTTGCGACTGTTCCAAAGGAAGAAAAGTCGAAGTCGTGA
- a CDS encoding amidohydrolase has protein sequence MHDVVSILEGYTSDLENIYLHLHRNPELSMQEGDTARFIGAHLEEYGFEVAKIGGGIVGILSNGSGPSVLYRADMDGLPVKEESGLPYASDIMRKNREGNSVPAMHACGHDFHMTAGLGVARFLSEHTNVWSGTYVALFQPGEETAEGAKAMVADGLVEYVLERTEQGRLDVALSQHVLTVPCAGHVGTAAGPVLSTAASVRIVLNGRGSHGSMPHLGVDPVVLASSIVMRLQGIVSREIAPSEFGVVTVGALHSGTAANVIPSSAELLLNVRAYSNETRAQIIAAIERIVKAECEASRAHDPVIEIYDEFPLTNNDPGVEATIREAFVAAFGEHRVEHLDPITASEDFSTIPDAFGSPYCYWGLGGFAEGDEVYPNHNPHFAPTLHPTLETGAAAATVAALAYLGK, from the coding sequence ATGCACGACGTCGTGTCGATTCTTGAGGGATACACAAGCGACCTCGAGAACATTTATCTGCATTTGCACCGAAATCCTGAGCTTTCGATGCAAGAGGGAGATACAGCGCGCTTCATCGGTGCGCACCTTGAAGAATATGGTTTCGAAGTCGCCAAAATTGGTGGCGGAATCGTTGGAATTCTGAGCAATGGCAGTGGCCCGAGTGTGCTCTACAGGGCCGACATGGATGGATTACCGGTGAAAGAAGAATCTGGTCTTCCATACGCCTCCGACATAATGCGCAAGAACAGAGAAGGAAATTCAGTTCCTGCAATGCACGCGTGTGGACATGACTTCCACATGACTGCGGGTCTTGGAGTCGCACGTTTCCTTTCGGAACACACGAACGTCTGGAGCGGGACATATGTTGCGCTGTTCCAACCAGGCGAAGAAACAGCTGAGGGTGCCAAAGCGATGGTTGCCGATGGGTTGGTTGAATATGTCCTTGAGCGTACAGAGCAGGGGCGGCTCGATGTTGCGCTTTCTCAGCATGTCTTGACGGTCCCGTGTGCAGGTCACGTGGGCACAGCTGCCGGCCCGGTGCTCTCAACTGCGGCATCGGTACGGATTGTTCTCAATGGGCGCGGAAGCCATGGTTCTATGCCACACCTTGGTGTGGATCCGGTGGTGCTCGCTTCCTCGATTGTGATGCGCCTCCAAGGAATTGTTTCTCGTGAAATCGCTCCGAGTGAATTCGGAGTAGTGACGGTGGGCGCATTACATTCCGGCACTGCTGCGAACGTTATTCCCTCCAGTGCTGAACTTCTACTCAATGTGCGAGCATACTCAAATGAGACCCGCGCGCAGATCATCGCGGCGATCGAGAGGATCGTCAAGGCAGAATGTGAGGCGTCGCGTGCGCATGATCCTGTGATCGAAATCTACGATGAGTTCCCACTCACGAACAACGACCCAGGCGTTGAGGCCACAATCCGTGAAGCGTTTGTCGCTGCCTTTGGCGAGCACCGTGTGGAGCATCTCGATCCAATCACTGCCTCGGAAGATTTTTCCACAATCCCTGACGCTTTCGGTAGCCCCTACTGTTACTGGGGGCTTGGCGGTTTCGCGGAAGGTGACGAGGTGTACCCGAATCACAATCCGCATTTCGCGCCGACACTTCATCCGACTCTCGAAACTGGGGCCGCTGCCGCGACGGTAGCTGCGCTCGCCTATCTTGGAAAGTAA
- a CDS encoding glycoside hydrolase family 3 protein yields the protein MVDLTAAPYNLSAADIEWVRTTIAQMSDEEKIGQLFVNMGASRSEEYLTGVLENYHIGAVRYNPGTAEEVWEQNHILQTKSRIPLLIAANTEAGGNGACTDGTYVGYEVKIGATNNAQWAYEMGRISGVEASAIGCNWSFAPIVDIMRNWRNPIISNRSFSSDPDQVLELSLAYMKGIMESGILPAAKHFPGDGLDERDQHLSASVNHYSVQEWDATFGKVYKGLIDAGLPSIMAGHIMQPAYQRHFNPGMSDDDLLPATLSHEILTDLLRGKLGFNGVVVTDASHMVGLTGAMARKDLLPAAIAAGCDMFLFFNDPDEDMAWMLEGYRSGVITEERLTEALTRILGLKARLGLHRTPREEILPPKEEALACIGLPENTAVARQVADHAITLVKSKQAGVLPISPTSHKRVLVVAVSGPRNPISKAFGGGGEAGHPADAVAELLRQRGYEVERHESLLDKLEAMTPEEQATAVKNVYSGKAPIASLTDRCDLVLLVSKIDGMMQPTERVMWPATKGTVDIPWYVFEVPTIYVSTATPYALVDVPQVKTYINTYDDKPFTLEALVDKLEGASEFTGVSPVDAFCGKIDTRI from the coding sequence ATGGTTGACTTGACCGCAGCCCCCTACAACCTCTCGGCCGCCGATATCGAGTGGGTTCGCACCACGATCGCCCAAATGAGCGACGAGGAGAAAATCGGCCAGCTGTTCGTGAATATGGGCGCCTCGCGCAGCGAGGAGTACCTCACCGGTGTGCTCGAGAACTACCATATCGGCGCTGTTCGCTATAACCCAGGCACGGCCGAAGAGGTATGGGAACAAAACCATATCCTGCAAACGAAATCACGCATCCCACTCCTGATTGCGGCCAACACCGAGGCCGGCGGGAACGGAGCATGCACGGACGGCACGTACGTAGGCTACGAGGTGAAGATCGGGGCAACGAACAACGCACAATGGGCCTACGAAATGGGCAGGATCTCCGGCGTCGAGGCCTCGGCCATCGGCTGTAACTGGAGCTTCGCACCGATCGTGGACATCATGCGTAACTGGCGCAACCCGATCATCTCGAACCGTTCCTTCTCCTCGGATCCGGATCAGGTGCTCGAACTGTCGCTCGCCTACATGAAGGGCATCATGGAATCGGGGATCCTCCCGGCTGCGAAGCACTTCCCGGGCGACGGCCTCGACGAACGCGACCAGCACCTCTCCGCCTCCGTGAACCACTACTCGGTTCAGGAGTGGGACGCAACGTTCGGAAAGGTCTACAAGGGCCTGATCGACGCCGGCCTGCCTTCCATCATGGCCGGGCACATCATGCAGCCCGCCTACCAGCGCCACTTCAACCCAGGCATGTCCGACGACGATCTACTCCCGGCCACGCTCTCGCACGAGATCCTCACGGACCTCCTGCGAGGGAAGCTCGGATTCAACGGCGTTGTGGTGACTGACGCCTCGCATATGGTGGGCCTGACTGGCGCAATGGCACGCAAGGATCTGCTCCCCGCCGCGATTGCCGCCGGGTGTGACATGTTCCTCTTCTTCAATGATCCCGATGAAGACATGGCCTGGATGCTCGAGGGGTACCGAAGCGGTGTCATCACCGAAGAGCGTCTGACCGAAGCCCTCACGCGAATCCTTGGACTCAAGGCCCGCCTGGGGCTACATCGCACGCCCCGCGAGGAGATCCTTCCACCCAAGGAGGAAGCTCTCGCGTGTATCGGGCTGCCGGAGAACACCGCCGTCGCGCGCCAGGTGGCGGATCACGCGATCACGCTGGTGAAATCCAAGCAGGCCGGCGTCCTCCCGATCTCCCCTACCTCCCATAAGCGCGTGCTCGTGGTGGCGGTCTCCGGCCCGCGCAACCCGATCTCGAAAGCGTTCGGGGGCGGCGGCGAGGCCGGGCACCCAGCCGACGCCGTCGCAGAGTTGCTTCGTCAGCGCGGCTACGAGGTGGAACGCCACGAATCACTCCTGGACAAACTCGAGGCGATGACGCCCGAGGAACAGGCCACGGCCGTGAAGAACGTGTACTCCGGCAAGGCGCCGATCGCTTCGCTCACCGATCGCTGCGATCTGGTGCTGCTCGTGTCCAAGATCGACGGCATGATGCAGCCCACCGAGCGCGTGATGTGGCCGGCGACGAAGGGCACGGTGGATATCCCATGGTATGTGTTCGAAGTGCCAACGATTTACGTCTCCACCGCCACCCCGTACGCGCTGGTGGACGTGCCGCAAGTGAAGACGTACATCAACACCTACGACGACAAGCCGTTTACGCTTGAAGCGCTTGTAGACAAGCTCGAGGGCGCCAGCGAGTTCACGGGCGTGAGCCCGGTGGATGCGTTCTGCGGCAAGATCGACACCCGGATCTGA
- a CDS encoding mannonate dehydratase, with amino-acid sequence MKMSFRWYGEGYDPIPLQYIKQIPGMTGVFGVLSQYQAGEVWEEAEIKKLVDQVRGAGLELEVIESVNVHEDIKMGLSTRDQYIENYNKSLENLAKYGIKTVIYNFMPVFDWLRTELAYEHEDGATALYYNDADIQGMTPRDIVENTAKESGGLTLPGWEPERLERLDEVMKIYQDIDHAKLRDNFRYFLEGVIPTAEKVGIKMACHPDDPAWDLFGLPRIYTSRDDMDIIANLYDSTYNGFCICSGSLGSNPANDVPAIFREFGERGLMNAAHVRNVKYLGDRIFTEAPHPSDTGNLDMFAVMEAIYDTNPDVAVRPDHGRMIWGETGRPGYPLYDRALGATYLVGLFEAVTKMKERA; translated from the coding sequence ATGAAGATGAGCTTCCGCTGGTATGGCGAAGGATACGACCCGATCCCACTGCAGTACATCAAGCAGATCCCGGGCATGACCGGCGTGTTTGGGGTGCTCTCGCAGTACCAGGCCGGCGAGGTCTGGGAAGAGGCGGAGATTAAGAAGCTGGTCGACCAGGTGCGTGGTGCGGGCCTGGAACTCGAAGTGATCGAGTCCGTGAACGTGCATGAGGACATCAAGATGGGCCTGTCCACCCGCGATCAGTACATTGAGAACTACAACAAATCCTTGGAGAACCTGGCGAAGTACGGTATCAAAACCGTGATTTACAACTTCATGCCGGTGTTCGATTGGCTGCGCACAGAGCTCGCCTACGAACATGAGGACGGCGCCACCGCCCTGTACTACAACGACGCCGACATCCAGGGCATGACCCCGCGCGACATTGTGGAGAATACGGCGAAGGAATCGGGCGGGCTCACCCTGCCCGGTTGGGAGCCGGAGCGTTTGGAACGCCTGGACGAAGTGATGAAGATCTACCAGGACATCGACCACGCGAAGTTGCGCGATAACTTCCGCTACTTCCTTGAGGGCGTGATCCCCACGGCCGAGAAGGTGGGGATCAAGATGGCCTGCCATCCGGACGATCCGGCCTGGGATCTGTTCGGCCTGCCGCGCATCTACACGAGCCGTGACGACATGGACATTATCGCCAATCTCTACGATTCCACCTACAACGGCTTCTGCATCTGCTCGGGCTCGCTCGGATCGAATCCGGCCAACGATGTGCCGGCGATTTTCCGCGAGTTCGGCGAGCGTGGGCTGATGAACGCGGCGCACGTGCGTAACGTGAAGTACCTCGGCGATCGCATTTTCACCGAGGCTCCGCACCCCTCCGACACCGGCAACCTGGACATGTTCGCCGTCATGGAGGCGATCTACGATACGAACCCGGATGTGGCGGTTCGTCCGGACCACGGCCGCATGATCTGGGGCGAGACGGGCCGCCCCGGCTACCCGCTGTACGATCGCGCGCTCGGCGCCACCTACCTGGTGGGCCTGTTCGAGGCCGTGACAAAGATGAAGGAGCGTGCGTGA
- a CDS encoding sugar kinase, protein MSALAIKSEKETAYDIVSLGEVMLRLDPGEGRIRTARSFRASEGGGEYNVARGLRRAFGKRAAVVTALVKDEVGRLVEDLILQGGVDTRFIQWVESDGVGREVRNGLNFTERGFGIRGAVGNNDRGNTAAMQMRPEDIDWEYLFGELGVRWFHTGGIYAALSDESAATAKAAMQAAKKHGTVVSYDLNYRPSLWKSHGGQARCQEVNRELAQYVDVMIGNEEDFTASLGFEVEGVNENLDNLEVESFRAMIDQVAEQFPNFAAIGTTMRQVRTATVNDWGAVAWMRGQGFVQAIQRDGLEILDRVGGGDSFASGLIYGLMETGDIDKAVNYGAAHGALAMTTPGDTSMASLEEIENVMKGGSARVKR, encoded by the coding sequence ATGAGCGCATTGGCGATCAAGTCCGAGAAGGAGACGGCCTACGACATTGTCTCTCTCGGCGAGGTGATGCTCCGTCTCGACCCGGGCGAGGGGCGCATTCGCACGGCTCGCTCGTTCCGAGCGAGCGAGGGCGGCGGTGAATACAATGTAGCTCGCGGGCTACGTCGAGCGTTTGGTAAGCGTGCCGCCGTTGTCACAGCGCTGGTGAAGGACGAGGTGGGACGCCTCGTCGAGGATCTGATCCTCCAGGGTGGCGTGGACACACGCTTCATTCAGTGGGTGGAGTCCGACGGTGTTGGGCGAGAGGTGCGCAACGGGCTGAACTTCACCGAGCGTGGGTTCGGGATCCGCGGCGCGGTGGGCAACAATGATCGTGGCAACACTGCGGCGATGCAGATGCGCCCCGAGGATATCGACTGGGAGTACCTGTTCGGAGAGCTCGGCGTGCGTTGGTTCCACACGGGTGGCATCTACGCTGCACTGTCTGACGAGTCGGCGGCGACGGCGAAGGCCGCGATGCAAGCCGCGAAGAAGCATGGCACGGTCGTCTCCTACGATCTGAACTATCGTCCGTCGCTGTGGAAGAGCCACGGCGGGCAGGCACGCTGCCAGGAAGTCAACCGCGAGCTCGCGCAGTACGTGGACGTGATGATCGGCAACGAGGAGGATTTCACGGCGTCGCTCGGCTTCGAGGTGGAGGGCGTGAACGAGAACCTCGACAATCTCGAGGTGGAGTCCTTCCGCGCAATGATTGACCAGGTTGCCGAGCAGTTCCCAAACTTCGCGGCGATTGGCACCACGATGCGCCAGGTGCGCACCGCCACAGTGAACGATTGGGGAGCGGTTGCTTGGATGCGTGGCCAGGGCTTCGTTCAGGCGATCCAGCGTGACGGGCTGGAGATCCTCGATCGCGTGGGTGGCGGCGATTCCTTTGCCTCCGGCCTGATTTACGGGCTGATGGAGACGGGCGATATTGACAAGGCCGTCAACTACGGCGCCGCTCACGGCGCGCTCGCGATGACCACGCCAGGCGATACCTCGATGGCGTCCCTCGAGGAGATCGAGAACGTGATGAAGGGTGGGTCTGCGCGCGTTAAGCGCTAA
- the uxaC gene encoding glucuronate isomerase: MPTPHPDRYFASDPTQREIARELYAAANEHPIISPHGHVPPEWLAENTPFTDPTSMLLTPDHYTNRILHGVAGVDLADLGVPVGSPMTPEKSRAAWRLLCENWWAFRGTAVAGWLASELSDVFGIEVTPSGQTADAIYDSIAECLASDEFRPRALYERFNLAVLATTDDPVSDLRHHGALAADPTWSGRVIPTFRPDAYLEPVRADWLALTEALGEAADQDVSTYAGHVEAMRLRRRFFKDMGAVSSDHSHRDPGTARLTDAEAERLYQLALSGRICPDDADRLRRHMVNDQARLACEDGLIMTFHPAVARNHDPKAFARLGADVGGDIPMETEFTNNLAPMLAEYGDQPNFQVVLFTMDQDVYQRELAPLAGYYPGVYVGAPWWFLDEPDAILRYREQVTPYATFYKTSGMIDDTRAFASIPARHDVARRIDARYLARLVAEHRLSLEEAREVAVDLVTTIPTRAFKLS; the protein is encoded by the coding sequence ATGCCAACTCCACATCCAGATCGCTATTTCGCTTCCGACCCGACGCAGCGCGAGATCGCGCGCGAGCTGTACGCCGCCGCAAACGAACACCCGATCATTTCCCCGCATGGCCACGTCCCTCCGGAATGGCTGGCCGAGAACACGCCGTTCACGGATCCCACCTCGATGCTCCTGACTCCCGACCACTACACGAACCGGATCCTGCACGGCGTGGCGGGCGTGGATCTCGCCGACCTTGGCGTGCCGGTGGGTAGCCCGATGACGCCCGAGAAATCACGCGCTGCCTGGCGGCTGCTGTGCGAGAACTGGTGGGCGTTCCGGGGCACCGCCGTGGCCGGCTGGCTGGCCAGCGAGCTCTCGGACGTGTTCGGGATCGAGGTGACTCCGTCGGGTCAGACTGCCGACGCGATCTACGACTCGATCGCCGAGTGCCTCGCGAGCGACGAGTTCCGCCCGCGCGCACTGTACGAGCGCTTCAACCTGGCCGTGCTCGCGACGACGGACGATCCTGTATCCGACCTGCGTCACCATGGCGCGCTCGCGGCGGACCCGACGTGGAGCGGGCGCGTCATCCCCACGTTCCGCCCGGATGCCTACCTCGAGCCGGTGCGCGCCGACTGGCTGGCGCTCACCGAGGCGCTCGGCGAGGCCGCCGACCAGGACGTGTCCACCTACGCCGGGCACGTGGAGGCGATGCGACTGCGTCGCCGGTTCTTCAAGGACATGGGAGCGGTCTCCTCCGACCACTCCCACCGCGACCCGGGCACCGCGCGCCTGACCGATGCCGAGGCCGAGCGCCTGTACCAGCTCGCCCTCTCGGGCCGCATCTGCCCCGACGACGCCGACCGGTTGCGCCGCCACATGGTCAACGACCAGGCGCGCCTCGCGTGCGAGGACGGCCTGATCATGACGTTCCACCCGGCAGTTGCCCGTAATCACGACCCGAAGGCATTCGCGCGCCTCGGCGCCGACGTCGGGGGCGATATCCCCATGGAAACCGAATTTACGAATAACCTCGCTCCCATGCTCGCCGAATACGGCGACCAGCCGAACTTCCAGGTCGTGTTGTTCACGATGGACCAGGACGTGTACCAGCGCGAACTCGCCCCGCTCGCCGGGTACTACCCAGGCGTGTACGTGGGAGCGCCCTGGTGGTTCCTCGACGAGCCCGATGCAATCCTGCGATACCGCGAACAGGTGACCCCCTACGCCACTTTCTACAAGACGTCCGGGATGATCGACGACACCCGTGCCTTCGCATCGATCCCGGCACGCCACGACGTCGCCCGGCGGATTGACGCCCGCTACCTCGCGCGGCTCGTGGCCGAGCATCGCCTCAGCCTCGAAGAAGCGCGGGAGGTCGCCGTCGACCTCGTGACAACAATTCCAACTCGAGCATTCAAGCTCAGCTAA
- a CDS encoding HAD family hydrolase, translating into MSIDVLREFTPRHEFFIGVDSDGCAIDQMNIKHYECFAPAYIKAFDLQPISTIARETAIFMNLHSGYRGINRWSGLALFFDLLKDRPEVARSGVRLPDGDALHAFVASGLPLSEAGLRQFMADHPDPELETCLEWGRIVNELASWMVHNTQPFPGVREAMARMAEVADTMVVSAASLAMLHHEWAEHDLAQYVEVIAGQEMGTKLEHLTAAAVGKYAPERILLLGDAPGDGRAAAAAGALWYPINPGHEAESWERLRTEALPKFLDGTFAGAYQEALIEDYSRLLPTTPPWPTMSSQE; encoded by the coding sequence ATGAGCATCGACGTGTTGCGCGAGTTCACCCCGCGTCATGAGTTTTTCATCGGCGTGGATTCGGACGGTTGCGCGATCGACCAGATGAACATCAAGCACTACGAATGCTTCGCGCCGGCCTATATTAAGGCGTTTGACCTGCAGCCGATCTCCACGATCGCGCGCGAAACCGCGATCTTCATGAATCTGCATTCGGGCTACCGCGGCATCAACCGTTGGAGCGGCCTGGCGCTGTTCTTCGATTTGCTCAAGGACCGCCCGGAGGTGGCACGCTCCGGGGTGCGGCTTCCCGACGGCGATGCGCTGCATGCGTTCGTCGCCTCCGGTTTGCCACTATCAGAGGCTGGGCTGCGCCAGTTCATGGCCGACCATCCGGATCCTGAACTGGAAACGTGCCTCGAGTGGGGCCGGATCGTCAACGAGCTGGCCTCCTGGATGGTTCACAACACTCAGCCGTTCCCTGGCGTTCGCGAGGCGATGGCCCGGATGGCCGAGGTTGCGGACACGATGGTGGTGTCGGCGGCGTCGCTGGCGATGCTTCACCACGAGTGGGCCGAGCACGATCTCGCACAGTACGTGGAGGTGATCGCCGGCCAGGAGATGGGCACGAAGCTCGAGCACCTCACCGCGGCCGCCGTCGGGAAGTACGCTCCCGAACGCATCCTGCTCCTGGGAGACGCTCCGGGCGACGGTCGCGCAGCTGCCGCCGCTGGGGCGCTGTGGTACCCCATCAACCCTGGCCACGAAGCTGAATCCTGGGAACGGTTACGCACCGAAGCACTGCCGAAGTTCCTCGACGGCACTTTTGCGGGAGCCTACCAGGAGGCCTTGATCGAGGACTATTCGCGCCTGCTGCCCACTACTCCCCCGTGGCCCACGATGTCTTCTCAAGAATGA
- a CDS encoding bifunctional 4-hydroxy-2-oxoglutarate aldolase/2-dehydro-3-deoxy-phosphogluconate aldolase: MGRIPDALPFLRENPIVPVVVIDDAGAAVATAQALVAGGIGCAEVTFRTDAAPEAIAAMAGVEGMTVGAGTVLNRAQAEQAAECGAKFFVSPGWSAGVAEVAAERNIPYLPGVQTATEIMMALEWGATAVKFFPGGEAGGLPMVKALRGPFPHTAFVPSGGVKLANMGEWLADPAIASVSGSWMVGRALIGGGEFEEITRLSREASEKVKEIRR; this comes from the coding sequence ATGGGCCGGATTCCCGATGCGCTCCCGTTTTTGAGGGAGAACCCGATCGTTCCGGTTGTCGTGATCGACGACGCCGGTGCGGCTGTTGCGACTGCTCAAGCGCTTGTTGCGGGCGGGATTGGTTGCGCCGAGGTGACGTTCCGTACGGATGCCGCGCCCGAGGCGATCGCCGCGATGGCCGGCGTCGAGGGAATGACGGTGGGCGCCGGAACGGTTCTGAACCGGGCGCAAGCCGAGCAGGCTGCCGAGTGCGGAGCGAAGTTCTTCGTCTCGCCGGGTTGGAGCGCCGGCGTCGCCGAGGTGGCGGCCGAGCGTAACATCCCGTATCTCCCGGGCGTCCAGACAGCCACCGAGATCATGATGGCCCTCGAGTGGGGTGCGACGGCGGTGAAGTTTTTCCCTGGCGGCGAGGCTGGTGGCCTGCCGATGGTGAAGGCGTTGCGTGGTCCGTTCCCACACACGGCGTTCGTGCCGTCCGGCGGAGTGAAGCTGGCGAACATGGGTGAGTGGCTGGCGGATCCGGCGATCGCGTCGGTTTCCGGATCGTGGATGGTGGGCCGTGCCCTGATCGGTGGCGGCGAGTTTGAGGAAATCACGCGTCTTTCGCGTGAGGCGAGCGAGAAAGTGAAGGAGATCCGGCGATGA